The genomic region TGGAGAAATCGGCCTGGGGAGAGGCCAACGCCTACTGGCTCTGTGATGAACACCCGGGTGCTTCCCTAAACTGGCGCATGAAACGCAGACGTCACAATGCAGCGAATATCGAGCATCTGAAATTTGTGCGCCGCCTGCACCAGACCCGCGGGGTCTCCATCTTTGCCGCGGTGATGAACCGCCTCAACGATATCAAGGACTACGAAGAGAACGAGCGCGTCGCGGCCAAGATCGCCTCCGCCATGGTGGGCTTTATCCAGAAGGGCAGTCCAGAACTCTACGAACAGCATGAAGACTGGGATGAAAATGGCAATCGCACCCTCGATATCCGCGCCGGAGCCATCTATGACGACCTGCGCCCGGGAGAATCGGTTGGCACCATCCAGAGCAATCGTCCCAGCGGCTTGCTAACGCCATTTTTGGAAACCATGCAGCGCATGGCCGCCGCCGGCACCCTGGCCAGCTTCAGCAGTATCAGCAAAAACTACAACGGCACCTACAGTGCCCAGCGCCAGGAGCTGGTGGAACAGTGGTCCGCCTACGAGACCCTGAGCCTGGAGTTCTGCGAGGAAATTGTCGAGCCCGCTGTGCGCCGCTGGGTGCAGATGGGGCTGCTTGCCGACGCGCTGGCGGTGCCTGCGGAGGTGGATCCCGAGAGCCTGCTGCATCTCGACTTTATCACCCCCGTGATGCCCTGGATCGATCCGGTCCGCGAAGCCAGTGCGGATGAAACCCTGCTGGAAAACGTGCTCGCCAGCCCCCAGCAGACCATCCGCCGCCGCGGCAAGAAACCGGAGGATGTGCTCAAGCAGACCGCAGCCTGGCAAAAAAATTGCAAGACCAGGGGATTGCCGCCCCGCTCAAACGCCCTGCCGTTCCCACACAACAGACCGAACCTGAATCTGAATAGGAGGCAGTTATGCCTAAAAATCCTGGTACAGCATCACCGCTGCCGCCGACAGAGAAGCCGATATCTATGTGTATGACTATATCGGTTACTGGGAAATTACCGCGAAGGAATTTGCCCGGGAGTTAAAGGCACTTGGCAATATCCACAAAATCAATCTGCACATTAATTGTCCCGGCGGCGATGTGTTCGACGGCACTGCCATTTACAACCTGCTCAAGGAGCACAGTGCAGAAGTAGAGACCTGGATCGAGGGGATTGCCGCCAGTATGGGCAGTGTGATTGCCCTGGCCGGGGATACCGTGCATATCGCCGAGAACGCCTACTACATGGTGCACAATCCCAGTATTGCCGCGCGGGGGACGAGCGCGCCCTGGAAAAAGCCAAGGGTCTGCTGGCCAAGGTCAAAGCCACCATGGTCAGTTTGTATTGCGCACGCACCGGCATGTCCGACACCGAAATCAGCCAGGTCATGGATGAAGAGCGCTGGTACACCGGGGCAGAAGCGGTAGAAGCCGGCTTTGCCACCGATACCACTGCCGCCACGGAGATGGCCGCCAGCTTTAGCGGTGACCTATTGAAGCAATTTAACAACACACCTGAAGCAGTTCGCGCGCTAATAGCGCAGGGCAAAGGAGCAGTTCGATTCCCGTCTGCGGTTGCAGATAACCCAGCCCAAACCAAGGAGGCTAACACCATGTCTAAATCCACCCCCGCCACACCGGGTGCAACCGCCGACAACGGGGTTACACCGGCAATAAAAGCCCAGATCACAGCAGATGCACAAGCACAGTTTGTTGCCGATGAGCAAAAGCGCAAAGACGCTATCAAGGCGGTTTTCAAAGGCTTTGAAGCCCACAACGCTGTTATGCAGGAATGTCTGGATGCTATGGACTGCACTGCCGAAAAGGCCAAGGACACACTGCTTCAGGCTCTGGGCAGGCAGACCTCAACCCCGGTACAGAGCTATAGCCTGGTGGTGCAGGAAGGTGAAGGTATTAAGCGGATGCGGGCCGATGCGGAAAATGCCATTGGTATGCGCGCCCTTGGCGAAACCCGCAGGGAAGGCAATGGCCTGGCCGATCACACTCTGATGGAAATCGCCCGGTTGTTGATGCAGGCCCGCGGTGTGAACCTGGTCGGTATGGATAGAATGGCGATTGTCGCGGCAGCTTTTACCCACAGCTCCAATGACTTCGCCAGTATTTTGGGTAACACGGCCAACAAGGCCATGCTGAAAGGCTACGAAGAAGCGGCCGAGGTATTCCCGCAGTTTACCGTGACCGGCAACCTGAGCGATTTCAAGATTGCCACCCGTACCGATCTCGGTTCTTTCCCGACCCTGACGAAGGTAGCGGAAAGTGCGGAGTTTAAATACGTCACCATGGGGGAGCGTGCCGAGACCGCCGTGCTGGCCACCTACGGCAAGTTGTTCAGTATCACCCGCCAGGCCATTATCAACGACGACCTGGGTGTGTTCACCCGCATTCCCATGAAGATGGGCCGCGCTGCCGTGCGCACCGTCGGTGATCTGGTATTCGGTATTTTCCTGAACAACCCCGCCATGGCCGATGGCAAGGCCCTATTCCACAATGCGCACAACAATATTGCCGATGCCAGTGGTATCCACACCGCCAGTATCGACGCAGCGCGGGTCAAGATGGCCAAACAGAAAGATGGTGATGCCGTGCTCAACCTGCGACCTAGGTTCCTGCTCTGCGATGTGGCCGACGAGGGACAGGCCCGGGTGGCGCTGGAATCCGAGTTCGAGGTGGGGGCAACCGAGAAATCCAACACGGTACCCAACAGTGTGCGCAATATCGCCAGTGTGATTTCCGATGCGCGTCTGCATAACCACAATGCCTGGTATCTCACGGCCGATCCTACTCAGCACGACACCATCGAAGTGCTCTATCTGGATGGCCAGCAGGCACCGGTGCTGGAACAGCAGAACGGCTGGAATATCGACGGGGTCGAGTTCAAGGTGCGTCTGGACGCTGCCGCCAAGGCGTGGGATGCCAAAGGCATGGTGAAAACACCGAAAGCCTGAAGCCCTGACTTTTTAATCAATGATTCCATACAGGCCGCTGCTGCGGCCTTTTTTAATTCCCATTTTTCAGTAACCCAAACGGAGAGCAATCAAGATGGCCAAGAATTTTGTGCAAGAGGGCAAGGTTTTGGATTACACCAATACCGGTGCCGCCATAAGTGCCGGCAGTGTAGTAGTGATGGGGGCAGTCCTGGGTGTGGCACTGGTGGACATTGCCAGTGGCGAAACCGGTGCAGTGCAGATCGAGGGGGTATTTACGGCACCGAAAGTTTCCACGGCCGGGATTGCCCAGGGCGAGACACTGACCTGGGTTGTTGCTGCAGGGGCCTTTGACAGTAAAGCGGCGACCGCTGCCAGTGGGGATATTGTCGGCGCGACCGCCTTTGCCGCAGACAACGCCGGTGATGGTACCACCAGTCTCGCGGTGAAGTTTACCGGGGTACCGGGCACCGTCAGTGAAGCCGCCGGCGGATAACGGCAAGGGCGATCTTCTATGGATCTGGAACAGAGAGTAGCGGAACGCAATTTTCAGCGCTGGGGCAAGCCCGCCAGTTATACCGACGGTAGCGGCAGTGATCCTGTCATGTGCCGGGTGATTCGGGATCAGGGGATTGATGAATTTGCCGATGATCGGGTACGGGTGCCGCGTATGGAGTTCAGTCTGCTGGTCAGCGAGGTGGGCAGTCATAAGCCGGGCGCGCTAATTACAGTGAACGGGGTGGAGTACCAGGTGCGTCATTTGCTCGAAGACGACGGCACCGTGCGTCGCGTGGTTGTGGAGAACTGATATGGGCCAGCGTATTGCCATCCGTGACGCAGTCAATGTTGCACTGCAAACCCTGCAAGACTACACCCTGATTGCTCCCGGCACCACGGATGAGATTCCCGAGAGCAGTCTTCCCGCACTGGTGGTGGGTTTTGCCACTGAAGCCACCCAGCACGAACTGTATGGTGGTAGCGAACGGCAGCTGGAAATCACCGTTGCCGCAGTGGTGAAGAGCCGCGGCGATGTGTATGCCGCGCTGGATCGGGCTGCCGCCGATATTGAATCCGCACTCACAGACAACACACTCGGTGGTGCCGAACGCTTTCTGCTCAGCCAGACTCAGTTCGCCCTGGATACCGAGCAGCCCCTGGGCGAAGTGCGGCTGATTTACGCCGCCAGCTATTCCACTGGTGCATAAACCACAATGGGGGACCATTCCAATGGCCAGCAAAGCCAAACAACACGTGCGCATCGTCCAGCCCTGTATGGCCGCTGGCCAGCCCGCCCCGCTGGGCAAGGTGCTGGTCTTGGCGATTGGCGAAGCCAACCAGCTGATCGGTACCGGCCGTGCCCAGGCGGTGCCCGCAACAGAAAAGGGCCGGGCAGGTAACAAAAAGACCGGACCCGACAGCGCCACAACCGCTGTTGCAGCGCTAACCGATTCATCCAACAACGGAGAGTAAAACCATGGCACAAGGCTATAAAACCCAGTTTCACCGCAGCGATGACGGTACGACCTATACCCAGGTCGCCGGCCTGCTGGATATCGACCCGGGCGAAGAGTCCCGCGGATCCGATGACGTTACGCCGATCGACGGCACCAGCGGTTATATGGACTTCGACCCGGTGGGTCTGCGCGATGCTGGCGAGGTGTCCTGTACCTTTATCTGGAACCCGGGCGATACCGGCCAGCAGGCACTGCGCGCCGACTTCGATCTGGATAACAACATCTATTACAAGGTGGTGTACCCGGAGGGCACCGAGGTGGTGTTTGTGGGCCATATCACTGGCTGGGGCCAGGCAAGCCCCAAGGACAGCAAGATCACCCGTACGGTGAAATTCAAGCTTTCCGGTAAGCCATCTGTTACGCCGGGGGGGTGATTGGCGAGGGGAGGGCAGCTTCACGTCAGGCAGGAGGCTAGCCCGGTCTCGACATTTGGCTTGCGGTGAATGCTATTACACAAGATTACAGCTTGCCTTCAACTTTACAATAGTGGGTAGAATTATCACTATCCCAGGTATGAATCAGGTATAAAGAAGACAATAGATCCTCAGGGGCTATCAGGTGGTTGGCAGCAATTTGCTTTAGAAATAGTAATCGGGATAATAACGATCTGAATGGTCAGGCTTGTGCCTTTTATAGATAGACATTCGTAGAGTATTCTATGCATATAATAATCGGAGTAATCACTGCAATAGCTGGCTTGGTATGGGCATTAAATAGCCTGCAAAATGCAGGGGTGAACTTAAATGCATTTAACCCATTTTTTTGGATGCGACGCAGGAGATGGGAAAAGAAATTGGGCACAAAGCCCATGCATGCACTTACAGATTCTATGGACGTAGCTGCACTGTTGGTAGTTGCTGTTGCAAAAGAGCATGGGGATATCACGCGAGAGTCGAAGCTCGAAATATTATCTATGTTTGAGAGAGAATTTGGTGTCAAGCGCAATAAAGCAATTGAGATGTATTCTTCTTCGATATATTTAATGCAAGATGCTTTAAATATCAGTGAAGAGGTTCGTCATATAATGAAGCCATCCAAAGAGAATTTTACTTCTAATCATATTTCTAAGCTCATCAAAATGCTCAATGAGGCTGCTGGTCTTGAAGAGATGACTGATGGTCAAAGAGCAATAATTAAATCGGTTGAAATGGAATTTCAATCCAACAAGGATCAAGGGAGGGAGTGATAGGGTATGCCAGCTTTAAGTTGTATAAAATAGAGTTGGTGTAGGCATTGATTCTATGCGGGTATACCTTTATACAGAAATGCTAATGGTCTGAGTGGCTATGGTATAAATAACTTTCTTGATTAGGTAAAAATATGAAGAAAGTTCTATTGGTTTTTGTTTCATTGGCTATTTACGCTTGTGCTTCACAAGGGCAGGGAGAGTTACATCTACCTCAAGTGAAGGGTATTGAAGAGAGACAGTTCAGCTCTATTCCTGTTTTTAAAGAGCATAATTCAAATATAAGTAAACCGGAATTCACGGAATTTATGTTAAATGTCCCAGAAAAGGAGACGCCATTACTTTCTGGTTATATGTGCGGCGGCTATCTGGATTGGGATGGCCTTATCATAGGGCAACAAATTCTAGAAGAGGCTGATTTGGTATTGGACCTTAAGCACGTAAAAGAAATATGGGTTCCTATTGAAGGTGAGCCTAAAAAGCTATACGTATTTGAAGTCCGTTAGGCTATTTCGAAGAAATAGCAGAAGGAGGGCGTGGTGT from Microbulbifer sp. MI-G harbors:
- a CDS encoding phage portal protein, translating into MNTLDALIGFFSPEAGLRRVQARRALRIAAAYEAAKPSRLRKNPADNRSGDLVADGDVETLRGQARHLEQNHDFAFGILTTLVNNVVGPRGIDVEFQPKTWDGEIHDELAARMNALYREWAHRPECTRQFSWAKTQRLLCNTWLRDGEVLMRHLQGSVPGLKHRTATPYSIECLEPDFLPVDYNDPGRRIVQGVEKSAWGEANAYWLCDEHPGASLNWRMKRRRHNAANIEHLKFVRRLHQTRGVSIFAAVMNRLNDIKDYEENERVAAKIASAMVGFIQKGSPELYEQHEDWDENGNRTLDIRAGAIYDDLRPGESVGTIQSNRPSGLLTPFLETMQRMAAAGTLASFSSISKNYNGTYSAQRQELVEQWSAYETLSLEFCEEIVEPAVRRWVQMGLLADALAVPAEVDPESLLHLDFITPVMPWIDPVREASADETLLENVLASPQQTIRRRGKKPEDVLKQTAAWQKNCKTRGLPPRSNALPFPHNRPNLNLNRRQLCLKILVQHHRCRRQRSRYLCV
- a CDS encoding head maturation protease, ClpP-related; this translates as MYDYIGYWEITAKEFARELKALGNIHKINLHINCPGGDVFDGTAIYNLLKEHSAEVETWIEGIAASMGSVIALAGDTVHIAENAYYMVHNPSIAARGTSAPWKKPRVCWPRSKPPWSVCIAHAPACPTPKSARSWMKSAGTPGQKR
- a CDS encoding ClpP-like prohead protease/major capsid protein fusion protein; this translates as MAKVKATMVSLYCARTGMSDTEISQVMDEERWYTGAEAVEAGFATDTTAATEMAASFSGDLLKQFNNTPEAVRALIAQGKGAVRFPSAVADNPAQTKEANTMSKSTPATPGATADNGVTPAIKAQITADAQAQFVADEQKRKDAIKAVFKGFEAHNAVMQECLDAMDCTAEKAKDTLLQALGRQTSTPVQSYSLVVQEGEGIKRMRADAENAIGMRALGETRREGNGLADHTLMEIARLLMQARGVNLVGMDRMAIVAAAFTHSSNDFASILGNTANKAMLKGYEEAAEVFPQFTVTGNLSDFKIATRTDLGSFPTLTKVAESAEFKYVTMGERAETAVLATYGKLFSITRQAIINDDLGVFTRIPMKMGRAAVRTVGDLVFGIFLNNPAMADGKALFHNAHNNIADASGIHTASIDAARVKMAKQKDGDAVLNLRPRFLLCDVADEGQARVALESEFEVGATEKSNTVPNSVRNIASVISDARLHNHNAWYLTADPTQHDTIEVLYLDGQQAPVLEQQNGWNIDGVEFKVRLDAAAKAWDAKGMVKTPKA
- a CDS encoding capsid cement protein, whose amino-acid sequence is MAKNFVQEGKVLDYTNTGAAISAGSVVVMGAVLGVALVDIASGETGAVQIEGVFTAPKVSTAGIAQGETLTWVVAAGAFDSKAATAASGDIVGATAFAADNAGDGTTSLAVKFTGVPGTVSEAAGG
- a CDS encoding head-tail joining protein; translated protein: MDLEQRVAERNFQRWGKPASYTDGSGSDPVMCRVIRDQGIDEFADDRVRVPRMEFSLLVSEVGSHKPGALITVNGVEYQVRHLLEDDGTVRRVVVEN
- a CDS encoding phage tail tube protein encodes the protein MAQGYKTQFHRSDDGTTYTQVAGLLDIDPGEESRGSDDVTPIDGTSGYMDFDPVGLRDAGEVSCTFIWNPGDTGQQALRADFDLDNNIYYKVVYPEGTEVVFVGHITGWGQASPKDSKITRTVKFKLSGKPSVTPGG